agtttatatactttttattcttccaaatgacaataagatgatattattataaatgttttgattcttgaataataaacacaaataatgaaaagttttttatcagctgtttcagcacacttgaaatttggccaatctgaatgtcaatgtcaacaatgcttgttgtcgttgacttcggaagtttaggttataagttctatcctactctgaaaatcgaatttgaatagtttataatatatatcttatctgtattttattcatccaaataaaatgatagtatcttattgcagaattcttattcaattctagaagcataaactgattccgtttcataaaccattttgtaaacacgttcacatcaaatcagaatcagctgacttcaaggttattttacagccctagggccgtaaaacttttaccagcctggtcagaaaacaatctttttcggcctccatatgacgcacgaaaacctgttcattacatccaagtggggcgaaaaaataattattttctctaatatttatgttttttttcttctGTAGCCACAGACAAATACGTATTGGACTGATATCTTTACATCAGTCctcagtttatttatttatcatattggTACAAATACTCAAAGTCAACTCAAATAAAGTCAACTGTCTGACTGATGCTAATCAAATTACGCTGATCCTAATAAAATTACGGAATTCTGATTGGTTGACTAAAATAAGGATACAACTCAGCTGGATGATCAAATTCTAATGCAATGCATAGTAGCGTATTGATGCTATGGAAGGCATGAATCACTCCAGGGATCAAGTCCGGATCATTCATGTTCCACACATTCCATTAAATTTACGAAATTGTGTGTCAATGGGACTATTAAGGccaaaattatatattcaggagAGAtggaaccttcccgcaaggaaatccccaccaacaaaagccatacgaatttactttactgcCCAGTGTCTagtaaaattattaaatttgatggACCATTAGATCTATAATAGGATACCGATTATTTGTTATAACTTGGCATGGTTTCTAGGATacttattaaatttaatggaaCATTCAACCTCAAGATTTGATAGTTCATTAGGTTTTATAACTGTCCTAAAAACCAGTCCTACATTTAACCAATAATCAGTGCCATTATAGAAGAAGTGgttgataataaattcaataaaaagtaTCTAATTGTTCAgtttgatttgtattttgaaaatgagcacataaataatatcaacaatTTAGTCACACATTAGTATATGACAGTTTTCTATTGAAGTAGGATATAAATTTTCTATTGGagaatgatttattattctagaacatattatacagagtttggtACATTATTCACTTGGTTGAAACCCTAGAGCGCTTGTTCCAAGCAAAATTCACAGCATATGACTTTCCTCTGGCTTttatctttttctccttctccacatACCAGCTCCAACCATTTTTCTCACAGAAATCAATGGCATCCTCGGTTGAGTTGAATTCAAGCTTCAAGTTTGACAATGGATCACCACTGTAACAATATAACAAGCTCATCAGTAATGTGACAGGCAAACTATCagttaagaaaaaaattgttttatacatggtcaagaaaatatataattatgaaatgaaaagaaAGAATTACAACGAGACTAACCCCCTGTGCATCGCAGATTGCTATAACTCGTGAACCTTCACGATtagatagcatagagaaacaatagcgtaagtagatatcccatggtttagggcgtttatgtcgcaacttttactgttatctcaagccgattaatgtcgattattgtcaatttttactgttttgttggggtgagtgGGTATGAACGGCataatttgagagactaccagcgtcacacagctgcatgggaaagaactacgtgaactatcggcttgagataacagtaaaagttgcgacataaacgccctataccatgggatatctacttatgctatcgtttctctatgtaGATAGTTAATCGAAcgaacaatacaaaaaaaaacggTCGACAACAAACTTaatctgtaaaaaggttcggAGAATAtgtgtttaaaatttgaagctaAGTGATCAAagtgtttgaaaattattgtaaaatataaaaacagacggacaacgatttTAGCCTTGAGTCAAAAGTaggaactcgctaacgctcgttcaactaATACTgtgatattgtaatgtaatgaaCTATATTCATATCTTGATGAAAATGTTCTACTAATTGGAAACGACTTAAAACTACGCACtgctaaaattattaaaaaagaaaaGTTCCGGTTTAAGATGGATCGTATGCGATTGTGGACACTACATCCTGGCTTCACTGCTATATGTGAGGAGCAACATTACAACGCTACAGCAAAGAGAGCAAGTTCATTCCTATAGCACTCGGAGGACAAATTTGGATGTGCCACGCTGTCGTATATCGAGGGTGAGGGACTGTTTCCCGGTGCTGGCGCTGAGGATATTTAACCACTTACCAGAGTCGGTGAAGGTGCATCCAGTATATATCTTCAGGTCTGAGTGGCTGATTGATAAGATTCTGTATGGAatatcaatgatttttttatggatatactatagtgaggtccacgttataatggcagtgcttgattagcaatggtattgatatccttgtctttcattcaacaaagtggatagcgctatttctctcacgctttgctctgttgccagatcggcttttaacaatgtacaaGTAATagttaattcacaaaatatttcatctcaattatgacaactcatcatgaaattattgaaaaatataatttcttgcttaataaaatataattgattattttaaacgaagacgaacaattaatattacattaataaacctgtatcagctaccgtcaagaaaGCAttgaggattggcaacgttgttctcctatctttctccactgccactataacatggacctcactttagtgaTTCCACTGCCATCGTGATCAAGTGAAGTGTGGTCTGTTTTTTCATGCTTAAATGTATTTGACTGACACGATTCTACCCAGTAATGGCGTAGTCGTTGATTGGGAAAGTGGATATTGGTATCCGCATTATATGCGCTACAATACTGTAAATTGTGAGTAATTGCTGTGCAATTTTACACACCTTGAAGTCCATCCCATCAGAGGGTTTTCCCAGCGCTCCCTGGTTTCGAATTCCATGGACCAGACTCCAACATTATCGGTTCCAGACTGCATGGCATTTTTGGAGCTCGAAAAAATCCTAACGCGCCTCTCTTTTACATGTTCCTCTGGCACGCCTGAGATCAATGAGACATCCATCTGCAGACATAGTACAAcgttcatcaataaatatttttttgaatagtctaatttataaatacaaaatattttagGGTAAATTGAATCACTTGAGTATTACTTTTATTACACAAACTTTAGTGTCAATCTACACAAGAAAGAGTCAAttcttaggctaggcgcacaccagttagtcaagataagacacgtttagttacaatacttcacatagctgcttgtgacacaactcacactgattagtcattgcaattagacatatcttcataagcaactatgtgaagtattgtgactaatcgtgactagtcttgtcttgactaactggtgtgtgcctagccttagtttTCACTTTTCTTTCAAAAGAAAGCTTTACTGTCAATTCTAAAGAAAAGAAAGCGGCGTTTATAGGGCTCTAGCCGCGGGATTACTGTATTAAGGAGCGGTTGTAGTCTACTATTGtagtctatattatattatgtcgaCTATAGCAGTTAATAAAGTGCGGCTACAGTCGTCACTTAGGAATTGGACCTTCAAGTTATAATCAAATtagtattgaaaaaataattcatatcaaTTAAAATATCAGTTATTCATCAGATTGACATACCACTTTTGCtcttttcaagaatattattccTATCTTGTGTACAATTCAGTAGCTCAGAATGATAAATTGAAGCTTGTGCCAAAACTAATTAACTAATGGTGGCAAAAGTGGCAAAGCAACTGATTAATATGTCACACACTACATCGGTACATAACAGCCATCATAttcaaatcataaataaattcaacagtCACTCTAACATTGAATAGTTCATGTCTCGTTTATTGAAGCAACAAAAAAATGTGAAACTGAGACCTATACATGTATACATTCTGAGGCTAGCTTTATAGACAAATATTGATGTGTTGAAAGTTGTAACATGTAAGaagattttcatggaataatAGACTCACAGGATCTGTTATTGTGATGGTTGACTTGATTTTACTCAAGTGCTCGATGTCTTCAGGACAAAGGAGAGCGTATTTCTTATCCTTCATTACTGGATCTTTTCCAAAGACTGAGCTTCCAGTTGAGAGAGAAGCGCATTGCCtggaaaatttttatttaatcaatttactCACATAGTTTTAAAAGTATCACAACAtatcacaatattacaatatatacaagAATACAATGCTCAATGGAACAATTTGATAGATAACCTCATTGGAGATCATGTCatgatacaataataacttaatttgtttCCATTCGAGTACCTAAGGGTACAAAGAGAACGGTCAGCTCTATATGTACATTTCAGCTCACCGTCGACCTTCTGTAAAATTTGTGAAAACTCATTATTAAGTGTATTTAATTCCCTAATGAGCTGGAATTCAGTATAGTGGCCGGGGGTTTAGCATTGATAactagataatattatatagtttaaTGATGGAAGTGGTCAAGATAAATTcatattcatgtatattaatGTTGTTGATTTCAAAGAATTGGCTGAACACTGAACAAACATCGAACACTTAAAACTTGTATTATTACATGTTTTCGAGAATTCGAAGAGATTTTACTATTTTAGTACGGTACCTAATGGAGCTACCAgaaatctatttgaatttatacAATGTTTGTTCAGCTAATTCTTCCAATCAACTTCCCACAACATATACCCCAGAAATAAGGCATGTATGGGTCTCCCATGTATACTGGACCACACCTCCATAACCAATTGCCAACAAGCCTaagtaatattcaaatatacaaATGCTTTTATCAAGAACCTGAAACGTTACCCGAGCATGAGAACATACGAAAGTTTAGACAATTTGAGGAGGAATACACCTACACACCTATCCCAAGACCTTCGACACAGTCTATCTTGTTTTCCCAGTTAAAAACAAAGAAATCAAATAGTATCAAGTTGGAAATTAAATGGGACACACCTACAGTAGACAAGGCGCGGATCCAGGACCAGGGGGTTATTGGGGGTGagagatttattttttaatattgattagATTTTTGGATTAGTTCATTCGAATGCCAAGGTAATGATACTTATTTCCGCACcctcaacatttttttcaaaggcTACTTGGAAAAGTGTGAGGGGGGGGGGGTCGATAAGTGGACAGAAATTATGTACTGTACTTGAGACCTTGCAAGAGGTTGTCctctttcaaattcaattgatgTATGGAGCGCTCTTTTTAGGACATATTTCTGCCGTTCAGAATATACTGCTTATGCAGAAAAGAGCACTGAGGTTGATGGGATCACCGCCGTCTAATGCAGTGAAGTTGAAAAGGTACGGTTTTCAGAGCAGAGCATGGGGTATGGTTGGTGATTACCTTGGTAACAGACAGCAGGTCGTATCCATCATGGGAGCTACTTCAGATAGAGCAGGAGTACCACACGGAGTACCCCAGGGCTCAGTGCTTGAACCACTGTTATTCATGATCATGATAAATGACCTGCATCTGCGGAACTGCAGCCTGCTTTTTGCGGATGATACCACCATCTTGGGACAGGGCAAGGGGCCAGAGGAAGCTAAGCTGAAGGCTCATGAGCTTTTTGAAGAGGCAAAGAGTTGGTTTTGCACAAAATCTCAAGTTGAATGAGAGCAAAACCCAAGAGATGTTGTGTTCACTGACCAGAACA
The sequence above is drawn from the Nilaparvata lugens isolate BPH chromosome 2, ASM1435652v1, whole genome shotgun sequence genome and encodes:
- the LOC111057299 gene encoding NADH dehydrogenase [ubiquinone] iron-sulfur protein 4, mitochondrial, whose amino-acid sequence is MASLIGLRKLNGILRPSTLRQCASLSTGSSVFGKDPVMKDKKYALLCPEDIEHLSKIKSTITITDPMDVSLISGVPEEHVKERRVRIFSSSKNAMQSGTDNVGVWSMEFETRERWENPLMGWTSSGDPLSNLKLEFNSTEDAIDFCEKNGWSWYVEKEKKIKARGKSYAVNFAWNKRSRVSTK